One stretch of Anguilla anguilla isolate fAngAng1 chromosome 5, fAngAng1.pri, whole genome shotgun sequence DNA includes these proteins:
- the LOC118226956 gene encoding thrombospondin type-1 domain-containing protein 4-like isoform X2, whose translation MQVAFSWLHGRMLSALVLLVLVCLQAQVLGKPWSQTLGCDDYLGSGNVLDKCGVCGGDNSTCKVVSGVFKHPLTKVGYHKIVEIPEGATKINVTEMIKSQNNLALRSRSGRSIINGNWALDRPGMYEGAGTMFTYRRPNEISNTAGESFLAEGPTNEILDVFMIYRQPNPGVHYEYVVPVENRANPQFPPDTRPGGNTVNSRGGYIHPSHPNQDGYVHGRGYPPQIPDNQVPAPQPPRRQREHSWKLMGTTDCSATCGRGTRYTVFRCVHRVTHEQVTDSLCDSATRPSPQGEPCNMHPCPAYWDIGEWSECSKTCGLGMQHRQVLCRQVYANRTLNVQTSRCQHLERPETTSTCQLKICSEWQIRTDWTTCSVPCGVGQKSREVRCVSNVGDTVPDQECNMRLRPNDVENCDMGPCAKSWFFTEWGNQCSAECGLGVRTRSVLCLTNHISSLPLEGCGSVRPQENQVCNNGPCDTRIEWFTGRWSQCSAECGTGTQQREVVCLMKSDEGFVVLPPYECSSLDRPLNQQTCQLKPCGAKWYHTDWSSCSKTCEGGFRVREVRCLSDDMLTSEACAAQARPEEREACNREPCLPQIDENCRDKYFNCNVVVQARLCVYNYYKAACCASCSRVSQRQAGFRGRR comes from the exons ACTCTAGGCTGCGATGACTACCTGGGCTCGGGAAATGTGCTGGACAAATGTGGAGTGTGTGGTGGGGACAACTCCACCTGCAAGGTGGTCTCTGGGGTCTTCAAACACCCCCTGACCAAGGTGGGCTATCACAAGATTGTGGAGATACCAGAGGGAGCCACCAAGATCAATGTCACCGAAATGATCAAGAGCCAGAACAACCTGG CACTGCGCAGTCGCTCTGGGCGTTCCATTATCAACGGAAACTGGGCCCTCGACAGGCCGGGGATGTACGAGGGGGCGGGCACCATGTTCACATACCGCCGGCCCAATGAGATCAGCAACACTGCTGGGGAGTCCTTCCTGGCTGAGGGACCTACCAATGAGATTCTGGATGTCTTT ATGATCTACCGGCAGCCGAATCCTGGAGTTCATTATGAGTATGTTGTTCCTGTTGAGAATCGAGCCAATCCGCAGTTTCCTCCCGATACCAGGCCTGGTG GGAACACTGTGAATAGTCGGGGCGGATACATCCACCCCAGCCACCCAAACCAGGATGGGTATGTCCATGGCAGGGGGTACCCTCCCCAGATCCCTGACAACCAGGTGCCAGCGCCCCAGCCACCCAGACGCCAGCGGGAGCACAGCTGGAAACTCATGGGCACAACAGACTGCAGTGCCACTTGTGGCAGAG GTACCAGGTACACAGTGTTCCGCTGTGTCCACAGGGTGACCCACGAGCAGGTGACAGACAGCCTGTGTGACAGCGCGACCAGACCCAGTCCCCAGGGGGAGCCCTGCAACATGCACCCCTGCCCTGCATA CTGGGACATCGGGGAGTGGTCAGAGTGCAGTAAGACCTGCGGTCTGGGCATGCAGCACAGGCAGGTGCTCTGCAGGCAAGTGTACGCTAACCGCACCCTGAACGTACAGACCAGTCGCTGCCAGCACCTGGAGCGGCCCGAGACGACCAGCACCTGCCAGCTGAAGATCTGCAGCGAGTGGCAGATCCGCACCGACTGGACCACC TGCTCTGTTCCATGTGGGGTGGGGCAGAAGTCCAGGGAGGTGCGCTGTGTCAGCAATGTGGGAGACACTGTGCCGGACCAGGAGTGCAACATGAGGCTGCGGCCCAATGATGTGGAGAACTGTGACATGGGCCCCTGCGCAAAGAGCTGGTTCTTCACAGAGTGGGGAAACCAG tgCTCAGCTGAGTGTGGATTGGGAGTGCGAACTCGGAGTGTGCTGTGTCTCACCAATCACATCAGCAGCCTGCCTTTGGAGGGCTGTGGGTCAGTGCGCCCCCAGGAGAACCAAGTGTGTAACAATGGCCCCTGTGACACTCGCATAGAGTGGTTCACAGGACGGTGGAGCCAG TGCTCTGCAGAGTGTGGTACAGGCACCCAGCAGAGGGAGGTGGTGTGCCTGATGAAGTCAGACGAAGGCTTCGTGGTGCTGCCGCCCTACGAGTGCTCCTCTCTGGACCGCCCCCTGAACCAGCAGACCTGCCAGCTCAAACCCTGCGGTGCCAAGTGGTACCACACAGACTGGAGCTCC TGCTCAAAGACATGCGAGGGAGGGTTCCGGGTGCGAGAGGTGCGCTGCCTCTCCGATGACATGCTGACCAGCGAGGCCTGCGCGGCGCAAGCCAGGCCAGAAGAGCGCGAGGCCTGCAACCGAGAGCCCTGCTTGCCGCAGATAG atgagAACTGCCGAGACAAGTACTTCAACTGTAACGTGGTGGTCCAAGCACGCCTGTGCGTGTACAACTACTACAAGGCAGCGTGCTGTGCGTCCTGTTCTCGCGTGTCCCAGCGGCAGGCAGGGTTCCGGGGACGCAGATAG